One Mycolicibacterium rufum genomic window, CGACCATGGCAAGACCACGCTGGTGGACGCGATGCTGCGCCAGTCCGGGGCGCTGACCCACCGCGGTGACGACGCGATCGAACGCCTCATGGACTCCGGTGACCTGGAGAAAGAAAAGGGCATCACGATCCTGGCGAAGAACACCGCGGTGCATCGGCACCACGCCGACGGTGGCATGACCGTGATCAACGTCATCGACACCCCGGGCCACGCCGACTTCGGCGGCGAGGTGGAGCGCGGCCTGTCCATGGTCGACGGCGTGCTGCTGCTCGTCGACGCCTCCGAGGGCCCGCTGCCGCAGACCCGGTTCGTGCTGCGCAAGGCCCTGGCCGCACATCTGCCGGTGATCCTGGTGGTCAACAAGACCGACCGGCCCGACGCCCGTATCGCCGAGGTGGTCTCCGAGAGCCACGACCTGCTGCTCGACGTCGCGTCCGACCTCGACGAAGAAGCCCAGAAAGCCGCCGAGGACGCGCTGGGCCTGCCCACCCTGTACGCGTCGGGCCGCGCCGGCATCGCCAGCACCACCGAGCCGGCCAACGGGGAGAACCCCGACGGGGAGAACCTCGACCCGCTGTTCGACGTGCTGCTCGAACACATCCCGCCGCCGCAGGGCGATCCCGAGGCCCCGCTGCAGGCCCTGGTGACCAACCTCGACGCGTCGGCGTTCCTGGGTCGGCTCGCGCTGATCCGCATCTACAAGGGCCGCATCCGCAAGGGCCAGCAGGTGGCCTGGATGCGTGAGGTCGACGGACATCCCGTCATCACCAACGCCAAGATCACCGAACTGCTGGTCACCGAGGGCGTGGAGAGAACGGCCACCGACGAGGCCGTCGCCGGGGACATCGTCGCCGTCGCCGGCATCCCCGAGATCATGATCGGCGACACCCTGGCCGACCCCGACCACGCGCACGCGCTGCCGCGCATCACCGTCGACGAGCCGGCGATCTCGGTGACCATCGGCACCAACACCTCGCCGCTGGCGGGCAAGGTGTCCGGGCACAAGCTGACCGCGCGCATGGTCAAGTCCCGTCTGGACTCCGAACTCGTCGGCAACGTGTCGATCAAGGTCGTCGACATCGGCCGCCCGGACGCCTGGGAGGTGCAGGGCCGCGGTGAGCTCGCGCTCGCGGTGCTGGTCGAACAGATGCGCCGGGAGGGCTTCGAGCTGACCGTCGGCAAGCCGCAGGTGGTGACCCAGACGATCGACGGCAAGCTGCACGAGCCGTTCGAGGCGATGACGATCGACTGCCCCGAGGAGTTCGTCGGCGCCATCACCCAGCTGATGGCCGCCCGCAAGGGCCGCATGGAGGACATGGCCAACCACGCCGCGGGCTGGGTCCGGA contains:
- the typA gene encoding translational GTPase TypA, with translation MTARPDFRNVAIVAHVDHGKTTLVDAMLRQSGALTHRGDDAIERLMDSGDLEKEKGITILAKNTAVHRHHADGGMTVINVIDTPGHADFGGEVERGLSMVDGVLLLVDASEGPLPQTRFVLRKALAAHLPVILVVNKTDRPDARIAEVVSESHDLLLDVASDLDEEAQKAAEDALGLPTLYASGRAGIASTTEPANGENPDGENLDPLFDVLLEHIPPPQGDPEAPLQALVTNLDASAFLGRLALIRIYKGRIRKGQQVAWMREVDGHPVITNAKITELLVTEGVERTATDEAVAGDIVAVAGIPEIMIGDTLADPDHAHALPRITVDEPAISVTIGTNTSPLAGKVSGHKLTARMVKSRLDSELVGNVSIKVVDIGRPDAWEVQGRGELALAVLVEQMRREGFELTVGKPQVVTQTIDGKLHEPFEAMTIDCPEEFVGAITQLMAARKGRMEDMANHAAGWVRMDFIVPSRGLIGFRTDFLTLTRGTGIANAVFDGYRPWAGEIRARHTGSLVSDRSGQITPFAMIQLADRGQFFVEPGQETYEGQVVGINPRAEDLDINITREKKLTNMRSSTADVMETLARPLELDLEKAMEFCAEDECVEVTPEIVRVRKVELTASLRARAKARAKQQANS